In Janthinobacterium sp. B9-8, the genomic stretch ATCGGGACTCATACTACGGCCAACACAGCAGAAGACAGTGCTGCAGCCGTTGCAGTAGCAGCACCTGCTCCAGTTGCCAAAACAAATCTCGGCAATGGCGTGCATGCCATGATTAAGCTGCCGGACTCCGGGCAATCACTGGATTTCAAACTCCACCTTAAACTCAGTGGCACTACGCAATTGCTGATCGAGCCGGTGGGTAAAGAAAGCCATGTGGCACTCGCAGGCAACTGGCCGCACCCTAGCTTTAGCGGCAACTTTGCACCGGTAGAGCGCAGCGTAACGGCTCAAGGGTTCAGCGCACGCTGGCAAACCAGCCAGCTGGCTACAGGCGGCGCTCAAACCAGCAAATGCAGCGAATCAGAATGCTCATCCGCCTCACTAGGCCTGCGCCTTGTTGATCCTGTAGACAGATACGTCTTAAACGAGCGCACCATTAAATATGCAGAATTATTTGTACTGGTGATTTTTGGCGCGGTGTTTTTAATGTCGCTGATGAGACGAATCGAGATCCACCCCGTGCAATACGCCTTAGTCGGCGCAGCCTTAGCCCTGTTTTTCCTGCTAACGCTATCGCTATCCGAGCATTTGGGCTTTGCCAAAGCCTATTGGACTGCCGCAGCGGCATCGGTGTTATTGCTCGGCTATTACGTGAGTTTTGTCTTAGCCGCATGGCAACGCGGGGTGGGGTTTGCTGTGGTATTAGCTGCACTATACGGCTTGCTATATGGCATCTTGCAATCAGAAGACATGGCGCTACTGATGGGCAGTATCACGCTATTTGGCTTACTCAGCTGCGTAATGATCCTTACCCGTAAAATGGATTGGCAAGCATTACGGCCAGCGAGTGCAGAGACTGTGGTTTAAAGATATGTAGGGTGGGTTAGGCCACTCCTGATGGTGATTAGGGAGCTAATTTATCTTGGCCGTAACCCACCGTGACACTGTGGTGGGTTACGGCCAAGCTACGGTTGCGCCCATATTGAATGCATTTTCTGGCCTAACCCACCCTAAAAATTAGCCACCCACCGCAGTCGCCACCATGCCCGGCTTGATGCCATCCATTTTTCTGGCCAGCACTTTGGCTCCGGCATTCAGGCCTGCGGTGATTTCTATTAAGCCGCTGCGCTCGTCACTGCTTCCCAACTTCACCTTGCTTTGAGCGATTTTTCCGTTTTCCAGGCTGTAAACATAAGGATCGGTTGCACCGCCTTGCACAGCGCTATTAGGGATCGTGAGCTTAGGCTGCGATTGCCCCAAAGCCAGCTGGCCTTTGGCAAACATGCCGCCGCGTAAAGCGCCGTTGGGGTTTTTCACCGCAATAAAAACAGTAATGGCGCGGGAGTTTTTTTCAACTTCCGGGTTAATGCGCTGCACCGTGCCATTAAATACTTTGCCGTTAAATCCATCCACTTGAAACTCCGCGGGCTGGCCTGCCGATACATTGGCAATCTGGCTGGCTGGCACCGCTACTTGCAGCTCCATGGCGGATAAATCGACGATATTAAACAGCTCGGAATTCTGATCAACTTTTTCACCGGGCTGAATAAAACGCTTACTAATCTGGCCATTAATAGGCGCACGCAGCACCATATCGTCCATCGCATTTTTAGCCACCGCCACTTGTGCTTGCATGGCTTTTAATTTGGCTTGGCTGACGGTCAGGCTGCTGGAGCTGCTATCAAAGGCATTGCCAGAAATAAAACCCTGCTTTTGCAAAGTTAAATTCTTGCCGTGGGTTTTTTCTGCAAGGGTAAGCTCGGCCCTGGCCATTTCCAGATTGCTTTGCCGCTCGTTTAATTGCGCCGCAATATTGCTGGCATCAAAGCGCGCCAAGATCTGCCCTGCTTTAACTTCCTCGCCTTCACGCACCAAAACGCTATCAACCTGAGCCGATACTTTAGAGCGCAGCGCAGCATAGTTCACCGCCTGCAAAGCGCCATTAATCAAAATGGACTGATCCAGCGGGCGCAACGACGCCACAGCTAAATCTGCGGCGGCAAATTCAAGTTTGCGCGGGGATTTATGGTCTTCTGACTTATCCGCTTTGCCCTTGCCCTGAGTAAATGCCACTCCACCAATAGCAAGCACAAGGAACAGCACACCCAAGCCAATACTTCTTTTTTTAAACACAGTCATCGCATTCATCCTGATTAAAGAGTTTTGTAGCATGGGCGACATTCGATACCCATCGCAACAGCCTTGCCTATGGCTAAACGATGGCTAGCTTCAAAGCCTTACGCGCTTTCCGCTTGACAGCCCAGCCATCCAGATAGGCGTATAAAATCGGCACCACAATCAAGGTGAGTACCGTGGATGAAATCACCCCGCCGATAATTGCCCGGCCCATAGCCGCCTGAGTTTCACCACCCTCGCCAAAGCCAATTGACATCGGCAACATGCCAAAAATCATGGCTGCTGTGGTCATCAGAATAGGGCGTAAACGCACTTGCCCTGCTGCCAGCAAGGCCTCTCTGACGGCTTGCCCGCTACGTTTGGCCGTGTTAGCAAAATCCACCAGCAGAATCGCATTTTTAACAGCCAGCCCCAGCAACATCATAAAGCCGATCATTGAGAATAAATTGATGGTGGTGCCGGTTAAGAATAAAGCCAGTAAAGCGCCTGTGAGTGAGAATGGCAAAGAAGCCATAATCGCCAAGGGCTGTAAAAAACTGCCAAATTGCGAAGCCAAAACAAAGTAAATAAAGATCACCGCCAAGCCAATTGCAGCTAAGAATGCAGCAAATGCTTCTTGCATCTCGGCCTGCTGACCGCCCGCGCCAAAGTGATAACCCGGCGGCAATTCGGTTTTATCCAGCAGCGCCTGCACTTCTCCGCTAACCGTGCCGCTAGGACGGCCTTGCACATTGGCGTAAAGCGAAATACGGCGTTGCATATCCAGCCGCTTTAATTGCTGGGCACTGCTGCTTGGCTCTAAAGACGCCACCTGACGCAAAAGCACAAGCTTGGGCGATCCATCAGCATTGCTTTTACTGCTGCTTAAATATAAATCGCCTAAGTCAGCCGCAGTGCGCCGGTCGGCTTCTGCCAATTGCACTACCACATCATAATTTTGCCCATCACTGGCCAGATAATGGCTAATAGTTTCGCCTGAAATCAATGAGCGCAATGCACTGCCGATTTGAGCGTTATTCAGGCCCAAATCATTAGCAGCTTCATTATCAATTTTGATCGCCACCGTAGGGGTAAAGGCTTTTTCGCTGCTTTCCAGATCAACCACGCCCGGAATCTTGGCGATCTTCTTCATTAAATCGCCCGTGATCTGGGTGAGCTTGCTTGGATCCGGGCCAAATACGGTAATAAAGATCGGCTTCCAGCCGCCCACCGATAGCTGAACGCCCGCCACCCGGCCAACAGTCTCACGAATTTCTTTTTCAATATCCTCTTGCGATCTACGCTTTTTACGCTCCACCAGCTTGAGCGTCACTTCCGACATATTTTTACTATTTTGCACACCTACCGCGCTTTGAATTGAAGCAATTTCCTTAAATGCTTTTAAAGAATCTTCAATCTGCTTTGTCTTCGCATCGGTGTAGTCAAGGCTAGAGCCGGTAGGGGTCTCCAGTTGCAAGTTAATCAAGCCTTTATCTTGCTTAGGCTCAAACTCGGTGCCAATCAGGGGCAGTAAAAACAGGCTGGCAATAAAAGCGGCCATTGCCCCTGCCAACACCGTTTTTCTTTTATGCAAAGACCAAGCCAGAAAGCGCCCATAGATATCGTGCAGCTTGTCAATCTGGCGCTCAAAAGCAGCCATAAACCGTCCCATCAGCGGCCAGCTTTTAAAGCGATCACCTTCCGGATCGTGCCAAATAGACGACAACATCGGATCAAGCGTAAAGCTGACAAATAAAGAAACTAAAACCGCCACCGTAACGGTAATACCAAACTGAAAGAAAAAGCGCCCGATAATGCCATGCATAAATGCGACGGGTACAAACACGGCCACAATGGCAAAGGTCGTTGCCATGACAGCCAAGCCAATTTCTTCGGTGCCTTCATTCGCGGCGCGAAAATGATCTTTGCCCATACCCAGATGGCGGACGATGTTTTCCCGCACCACAATCGCGTCATCAATCAATAAGCCAATCGATAAGCTCAGTGCCATCAGCGTCAGCATATTCAAAGAAAAACCGCAGGCGTGCACCACAATAAACGTGGCAATCACTGAGATCGGCAAGGTTAAAGCGGTAATCACCGTGCTGCGCCAGGAATGCAAAAACATAAACACGATCAGCGTGGTCAAAATCCCGCCTTCCAGAATCGTGGTTTTTGTTTGATTCAGCGCACTTCTGATTTCATCAGAATTAGCTTGCACAATGGTCAGCTCGGCGCCTGCTGGCAAGGAAGATTGCATCTTCTCTACTACCGCTTTTACCCCATCGCCCAGCTCTAC encodes the following:
- the creD gene encoding cell envelope integrity protein CreD → MKLKWKIITIGLLMLGMLFVLNLVRHLVFERQQRAQEVRQEISQFSAGEQTVKGPFLVLPLTETTSKLIEQTTPQGKTSSWEESTSSRNIIISPEQFSAKGQLAVESLKRGIFEAPIYRSDLILSGRFALAPLLSFEQQPSSSREKISSRWGQPYLVLSLSDVRGIQNMGGTLAADTLNFEPGTSQSAIGTHTTANTAEDSAAAVAVAAPAPVAKTNLGNGVHAMIKLPDSGQSLDFKLHLKLSGTTQLLIEPVGKESHVALAGNWPHPSFSGNFAPVERSVTAQGFSARWQTSQLATGGAQTSKCSESECSSASLGLRLVDPVDRYVLNERTIKYAELFVLVIFGAVFLMSLMRRIEIHPVQYALVGAALALFFLLTLSLSEHLGFAKAYWTAAAASVLLLGYYVSFVLAAWQRGVGFAVVLAALYGLLYGILQSEDMALLMGSITLFGLLSCVMILTRKMDWQALRPASAETVV
- a CDS encoding efflux RND transporter periplasmic adaptor subunit; the encoded protein is MTVFKKRSIGLGVLFLVLAIGGVAFTQGKGKADKSEDHKSPRKLEFAAADLAVASLRPLDQSILINGALQAVNYAALRSKVSAQVDSVLVREGEEVKAGQILARFDASNIAAQLNERQSNLEMARAELTLAEKTHGKNLTLQKQGFISGNAFDSSSSSLTVSQAKLKAMQAQVAVAKNAMDDMVLRAPINGQISKRFIQPGEKVDQNSELFNIVDLSAMELQVAVPASQIANVSAGQPAEFQVDGFNGKVFNGTVQRINPEVEKNSRAITVFIAVKNPNGALRGGMFAKGQLALGQSQPKLTIPNSAVQGGATDPYVYSLENGKIAQSKVKLGSSDERSGLIEITAGLNAGAKVLARKMDGIKPGMVATAVGG
- a CDS encoding efflux RND transporter permease subunit; amino-acid sequence: MWITKVSIKHPVFATMVMLALLVLGMASYGLLPVERMPPVASPQVFVQLSYPGASPEAIENDLIKPLEDQINTVNGVKHIWATAREGSAFMSVEFRMDANSANGLQEIRDKVALIKPTFPKEAKDPLVLKADISGEDEPVVQLALRSGTLSLRELSMLSEQIVVKRLRTAPGVGSINSHGLVNRQIQLRLRRDALSSYGLGVDQVINAVREANQDVPAGRIVNGNHEQLVRLEGKIKDPKQFGKIIVARQANTPVYLEQVADVIDGEQERTSISRLDGQSVISLDIFPIQGSNIVELGDGVKAVVEKMQSSLPAGAELTIVQANSDEIRSALNQTKTTILEGGILTTLIVFMFLHSWRSTVITALTLPISVIATFIVVHACGFSLNMLTLMALSLSIGLLIDDAIVVRENIVRHLGMGKDHFRAANEGTEEIGLAVMATTFAIVAVFVPVAFMHGIIGRFFFQFGITVTVAVLVSLFVSFTLDPMLSSIWHDPEGDRFKSWPLMGRFMAAFERQIDKLHDIYGRFLAWSLHKRKTVLAGAMAAFIASLFLLPLIGTEFEPKQDKGLINLQLETPTGSSLDYTDAKTKQIEDSLKAFKEIASIQSAVGVQNSKNMSEVTLKLVERKKRRSQEDIEKEIRETVGRVAGVQLSVGGWKPIFITVFGPDPSKLTQITGDLMKKIAKIPGVVDLESSEKAFTPTVAIKIDNEAANDLGLNNAQIGSALRSLISGETISHYLASDGQNYDVVVQLAEADRRTAADLGDLYLSSSKSNADGSPKLVLLRQVASLEPSSSAQQLKRLDMQRRISLYANVQGRPSGTVSGEVQALLDKTELPPGYHFGAGGQQAEMQEAFAAFLAAIGLAVIFIYFVLASQFGSFLQPLAIMASLPFSLTGALLALFLTGTTINLFSMIGFMMLLGLAVKNAILLVDFANTAKRSGQAVREALLAAGQVRLRPILMTTAAMIFGMLPMSIGFGEGGETQAAMGRAIIGGVISSTVLTLIVVPILYAYLDGWAVKRKARKALKLAIV